A segment of the Petrotoga olearia DSM 13574 genome:
CCTTTTGTTGGTATTGACCCCATAACCGTTAAAGATATACAAGAGATAATTAGAAAACTTGCGAAAACCGGGATTTCGATAATTGTTACGGATCACAGTGTTGATGAAATTGCTCAGGTAGTTGACGAACTTTATGTGTTACACAAAGGTGAGGTAATAGCCAACGGTATTCCACAAGAGGTTTTAAATGATACGAAAGTCAAAGAAAATTATTTGGGTTGGTGATCGATTTGAACATCGGGGTTATTGGATATTCAGGTAACATCTTTAAAGAACCAGTAAAATCTTTAAATTCACTATGTAATGATGTCGGTAGAATTATAGCAGAGAATAATTGGGTTTTAGTGAACGGTGGACGTGATGGAATAATGCAATTAGTTTCAAAGGCTGTAAAAAATAGGGGAGGATATGTTATCGGTTTTTTACCTTGGCAAGAGGAAGGGAACGATTATCTAGATTTTTCTATAAAAACTGGACTTGGTCTTAATATGCGCTCTTTTGTTTTAATAAAAAATGTTGATGTGGTTGTAAGTATAGGGGGAGAAATTGGCACAGCTATAGAAATTTTGGGGGCTTATTCGTACAAAAAACCGATATTGTTAATGAAAAATTCCGGTGGGTGGACTGATAGAATAACCGAAGTCTTGATAGAAGGTAAGTTT
Coding sequences within it:
- a CDS encoding TIGR00725 family protein — encoded protein: MNIGVIGYSGNIFKEPVKSLNSLCNDVGRIIAENNWVLVNGGRDGIMQLVSKAVKNRGGYVIGFLPWQEEGNDYLDFSIKTGLGLNMRSFVLIKNVDVVVSIGGEIGTAIEILGAYSYKKPILLMKNSGGWTDRITEVLIEGKFLDNRKLVELKQVPSIDELERVLKSIEEVKNK